A window of Mercenaria mercenaria strain notata chromosome 16, MADL_Memer_1, whole genome shotgun sequence contains these coding sequences:
- the LOC123558045 gene encoding uncharacterized protein LOC123558045, giving the protein MLPDDFPHSASPMLPDGFPNSASPMLPDDFPHSSSPMLPDDFPHSASPMLPDDFPHSASPMLPDDFPHSASPMLPDDFSHSSSPMLPDDFPHSASPMLPYDFPHSSSPMLPDDFPHSSSPMLPDDFPHSASPMLPDGFPHSASPMLPDDFPHSASPMLPDDFPHSASPMLPEDFPHRCYGMIFLTFPSPMPPDDFPHSASPMLPDDFPHSASPMLPDDFPHSASPMLPVDFPHSASQILPDDFPHSASPMLPNDFPHSASPMLPENFPHM; this is encoded by the exons ATGCTACCGGATGATTTCCCTCACAGTGCCTCACCTATGCTACCGGATGGTTTCCCTAACAGTGCCTCACCGATGCTACCGGATGATTTCCCTCACAGTTCCTCACCGATGCTACCGGATGATTTCCCTCACAGTGCCTCACCGATGCTACCGGATGATTTCCCTCACAGTGCCTCACCAATGCTACCGGATGACTTCCCTCACAGTGCCTCACCGATGCTACCGGATGATTTCTCTCACAGTTCCTCACCGATGCTACCGGATGATTTCCCTCACAGTGCATCACCAATGCTACCATATGATTTCCCTCACAGTTCCTCACCAATGCTACCGGATGATTTCCCTCACAGTTCCTCACCAATGCTACCGGATGATTTTCCTCACAGTGCCTCACCGATGCTACCGGATGGTTTCCCTCACAGTGCCTCACCGATGCTACCGGATGATTTCCCTCACAGTGCCTCACCGATGCTACCGGATGATTTTCCTCACAGTGCCTCACCAATGCTACCGGAAGATTTCCCTCACCGATGCTATGGGATGATTTTCCTCACA TTTCCTTCACCGATGCCACCGGATGATTTCCCTCACAGTGCCTCACCAATGCTACCGGACGATTTCCCTCACAGTGCCTCACCAATGCTACCGGATGATTTCCCTCACAGTGCCTCACCGATGCTACCAGTTGATTTCCCTCACAGTGCCTCACAGATTCTACCAGATGATTTCCCTCACAGTGCCTCACCGATGCTACCGAATGATTTCCCTCACAGTGCCTCGCCGATGCTACCGGAAAATTTCCCTCACATGTAG